One Thiocapsa sp. genomic window carries:
- a CDS encoding DUF2868 domain-containing protein produces MDFRHHPADSTKVHAVPDEARGWTVADLIDLEYYLDADESELREHPSARKTLAERDRSLYLDTIAPEIGDQRPHTPAHRRLSLRRWLAARRNAERPEMRSILPGEAFGSAERLVTMLLAVVGFIVGIGVASTLLSYDGTRPVSVSWYLFLLVIVQFLLVASLVTAWGLRKARGRGAGAAPGILTHIVRPLVAKAASWFQSQRIGHAAAEIQDQARARHGLLKSQYAVYGPVSYLPLLIPAQIFGIAFNVGVILTTLILEWFTDLAFGWGSTLNVHPQTIFDMTRLIALPWSWLLGEGIGFPSLEQVAGSRIFLEHWASVTPTVKPDPAHLRSWGSFLLLAVTTYGLLPRLMLWGGSVLARRMILVRLPFTHSRTQALYARMLSPRIETTPSGERAGGERGTEMPIPAASTSRKPRPSGLDGPTEPEPPTSARPWRNALVRRVEPGGAAPSSAPPPPLAPSPVSPPVDAPSAAPAAEPEQQPALPPSRVPEEAIPVVAVGPVATPESSKTDRTTAPAVLQPKLKPKRESEPEPEPPAVPEPAPASPVIPEPEAASEPTPDQARQKPAETQARPAAPAVPATPRAEPKPRAEPKKATAQPAVSKGSDSKRAEKSPAKPPAQPSSQPKIAETPTPPPAPAPAAAVPTPPTSTPAQGTRFAPDACLLLLHVDIDDILEDDDRPRLEQMLMHLTGWRIAATATVGAGSAMTDEALGILEHGDWQAPPPRVVVVEDGSQPPITESLRFLRELRAAAGKRAQIMLALVGDPTDDDRLPPMRPFDYTDWRRKIDQMADPYLRLEMLAPPHEDGDD; encoded by the coding sequence ATGGATTTCAGACATCATCCGGCCGATTCGACCAAAGTCCACGCCGTGCCCGACGAGGCGCGCGGTTGGACGGTCGCCGATCTGATCGACCTCGAGTACTACTTGGATGCCGACGAGAGCGAGTTGCGCGAGCATCCGTCGGCGCGCAAGACACTCGCCGAGCGCGATCGTTCGCTCTACCTCGACACGATCGCCCCCGAGATCGGCGATCAGCGGCCGCATACCCCGGCGCATCGGCGCTTAAGCCTGCGCCGATGGCTGGCCGCTCGCCGCAATGCGGAGCGTCCGGAGATGCGCTCGATCCTGCCGGGAGAGGCGTTCGGGAGCGCCGAGCGTCTGGTCACCATGCTGCTCGCGGTTGTCGGATTCATCGTCGGGATCGGGGTGGCCTCCACGCTGCTCAGCTACGACGGAACCCGCCCGGTCAGCGTCTCCTGGTATCTCTTTCTTCTGGTCATCGTGCAGTTTCTCCTCGTGGCTTCCCTCGTCACGGCCTGGGGGCTGCGCAAGGCGCGCGGGCGCGGCGCGGGCGCGGCGCCGGGCATCTTGACGCACATCGTACGTCCGCTCGTTGCCAAGGCCGCGAGCTGGTTTCAGAGTCAGCGGATCGGCCACGCCGCGGCCGAGATCCAGGATCAAGCGCGCGCTCGGCACGGGCTCCTCAAGTCGCAATACGCGGTCTATGGTCCGGTCTCCTATCTGCCCTTGTTGATCCCGGCCCAGATTTTCGGGATCGCCTTCAACGTCGGCGTCATCCTGACGACCCTGATTCTGGAATGGTTCACCGACCTGGCCTTCGGCTGGGGTTCGACCCTGAACGTCCATCCGCAGACGATCTTCGACATGACCCGTTTGATCGCGCTGCCCTGGAGCTGGCTGCTCGGCGAGGGCATCGGCTTCCCGAGCCTGGAGCAGGTGGCCGGCTCGCGCATCTTTCTCGAGCACTGGGCGAGTGTGACGCCGACCGTTAAACCGGATCCCGCGCATCTGCGATCCTGGGGCTCGTTCCTGCTCCTGGCCGTCACGACCTACGGTCTTCTGCCAAGGCTGATGTTGTGGGGCGGCTCCGTTCTGGCCCGACGCATGATTCTGGTTCGCCTGCCCTTCACCCACAGTCGCACCCAGGCGCTCTATGCCCGCATGCTCTCGCCGCGCATCGAGACGACGCCGAGCGGGGAACGCGCGGGCGGCGAGAGGGGCACCGAGATGCCGATCCCGGCCGCGTCGACCTCGCGCAAGCCGCGTCCATCTGGTCTGGACGGTCCGACCGAGCCGGAACCGCCGACCTCGGCGCGTCCTTGGCGCAATGCACTGGTTCGGCGTGTCGAGCCGGGGGGCGCGGCGCCGAGCTCCGCTCCGCCCCCTCCGCTCGCGCCTTCGCCGGTGTCACCGCCTGTCGATGCTCCGAGCGCGGCTCCTGCAGCGGAGCCCGAGCAGCAACCGGCGCTGCCGCCTTCCAGGGTTCCCGAGGAAGCCATACCGGTTGTTGCGGTAGGTCCGGTCGCGACGCCCGAGTCCAGCAAGACCGACCGCACGACCGCGCCGGCGGTTCTTCAGCCCAAACTCAAGCCTAAGCGTGAGTCGGAACCCGAGCCCGAGCCGCCGGCTGTGCCGGAGCCCGCGCCTGCTTCACCGGTCATCCCGGAGCCGGAAGCCGCGTCCGAGCCAACGCCCGATCAGGCCCGGCAAAAGCCTGCCGAGACGCAAGCCCGGCCCGCGGCGCCCGCGGTCCCCGCAACGCCGCGAGCCGAGCCGAAGCCGCGAGCCGAACCGAAGAAGGCGACGGCACAGCCCGCCGTTTCGAAGGGATCGGATTCGAAGCGCGCTGAGAAGTCGCCGGCGAAACCGCCTGCGCAACCCTCGTCTCAGCCGAAGATTGCAGAGACACCGACGCCTCCCCCCGCACCGGCACCGGCAGCCGCCGTTCCGACACCGCCGACGTCGACACCCGCGCAAGGCACCCGCTTTGCCCCCGACGCCTGTTTGCTCCTGCTGCACGTCGACATCGACGACATCCTCGAGGACGACGACCGTCCGCGTTTGGAGCAGATGCTGATGCACCTGACCGGTTGGCGGATTGCGGCGACGGCGACCGTCGGTGCCGGCAGCGCGATGACCGACGAGGCGCTCGGTATCCTGGAGCACGGCGACTGGCAGGCACCGCCGCCTCGGGTCGTGGTGGTCGAGGACGGCTCTCAGCCCCCGATCACGGAGAGCCTGCGCTTCCTGCGCGAGCTGCGCGCAGCGGCCGGGAAACGTGCCCAGATCATGCTCGCCCTGGTGGGCGATCCGACCGACGATGACCGTCTGCCGCCGATGCGCCCGTTCGACTACACGGACTGGCGGCGCAAGATCGATCAGATGGCCGACCCCTATCTGCGCTTGGAAATGCTTGCGCCGCCACA